In a single window of the Actinomycetota bacterium genome:
- the rplU gene encoding 50S ribosomal protein L21: MYAIIRAGGKQYKVASGDVIQVDRVAADPGGALTFAPLMLVDGDNVKSTPGELEGLQVSGEVVGHLRGPKIRVSNYHAKTGWKKTKGHRQELSTVRITGIG, from the coding sequence ATGTACGCGATCATTCGAGCAGGTGGAAAGCAGTACAAGGTGGCGTCCGGCGACGTCATCCAGGTCGATCGTGTGGCCGCCGATCCGGGTGGTGCGCTCACGTTCGCGCCGCTGATGCTTGTCGACGGCGACAACGTCAAGTCCACCCCTGGTGAGCTCGAGGGCCTGCAGGTGTCCGGAGAGGTCGTGGGGCACCTGCGGGGGCCTAAGATCCGCGTCTCGAACTACCACGCGAAGACGGGGTGGAAGAAGACCAAGGGCCACCGTCAGGAACTGTCGACGGTGCGGATAACGGGGATCGGCTGA
- the rpmA gene encoding 50S ribosomal protein L27, whose product MAHKKGGGSSRNGRDSNPKFLGVKAYGGETVKAGSIILRQRGTKVHPGMRVGRGGDDTLYAKAPGQVKFYTSGGRSFVSVVPAEVPAQ is encoded by the coding sequence ATGGCACACAAAAAGGGCGGCGGCTCGTCCCGAAACGGCCGCGACTCCAACCCGAAGTTCCTGGGGGTCAAGGCCTACGGTGGCGAGACCGTCAAGGCGGGCAGCATCATCCTGCGGCAGAGAGGGACGAAGGTCCATCCCGGGATGCGCGTCGGAAGAGGTGGCGACGACACCCTCTACGCCAAGGCGCCGGGTCAGGTGAAGTTCTACACCTCCGGCGGACGAAGCTTCGTCTCCGTCGTACCCGCCGAAGTTCCCGCGCAGTAG
- a CDS encoding FtsW/RodA/SpoVE family cell cycle protein: MSRPISERGAAALRHLDLVTVGAVVGLICMGLVAVFTSFSATIDPDRGDSFLAGGQLFNRQLVFVVIAAAIMVASVLTDYRYLKVYAVFMYVVCLVLLIAVLTPLADSIKGSQRWISLGVLKLQPSEIAKPVLAATLGAYISERRGYLDLQDVLRCIGIVLPYAVLVFLQPDFGTMLVLSWILLVMLVIGGAGWRQIVVLISIGTIGVAGLFQLGVVQDYQRTRLEAFLDPKRDPTRTGYNYLLTRQAVGNGGLTGTGINFLKREEPSALSASPGPAAPGAPERLALTTNLQFVPERHTDFVFTVLAEQMGFLGGATLIALYGTIFVRGLRAAGQARDPFGALIATGLVGYMAFQVFVNIGMTVGLVPITGIPLPFVSYGGSSLVASALAVGALLSVQVRRFARPLA; the protein is encoded by the coding sequence ATGTCGCGTCCGATAAGCGAACGTGGAGCCGCCGCGCTGCGACACCTGGATCTGGTCACAGTCGGCGCCGTGGTCGGTCTCATCTGCATGGGGCTCGTCGCCGTCTTCACGTCGTTCTCGGCCACCATCGACCCGGACAGGGGAGACAGCTTTTTGGCCGGGGGCCAGCTGTTCAACCGCCAGCTCGTCTTCGTCGTGATCGCCGCGGCCATCATGGTTGCGTCCGTCCTCACCGACTACCGCTACCTCAAGGTGTACGCGGTTTTCATGTACGTGGTGTGCCTGGTCCTGCTCATTGCGGTCCTGACGCCCCTGGCGGATAGCATCAAGGGGTCCCAGAGGTGGATCTCTCTCGGGGTGCTCAAGCTTCAGCCTTCCGAGATCGCCAAACCGGTGCTGGCCGCCACGCTGGGGGCCTACATCTCCGAACGCAGGGGATACCTCGACCTCCAGGACGTCCTTCGGTGCATCGGGATCGTCCTGCCGTATGCGGTCCTTGTGTTCCTGCAGCCGGACTTCGGGACGATGCTCGTCCTGTCATGGATCCTGCTGGTGATGCTCGTCATCGGAGGCGCGGGGTGGCGTCAGATAGTGGTTCTCATATCCATCGGCACCATTGGCGTCGCAGGGCTGTTCCAGCTGGGAGTGGTTCAGGACTATCAGCGGACGCGCCTGGAGGCCTTTCTGGACCCGAAGAGGGACCCGACCCGCACGGGCTACAACTACCTGCTCACCCGGCAGGCGGTCGGCAACGGCGGGTTGACCGGGACCGGGATCAACTTTCTCAAGCGCGAGGAGCCATCGGCCCTTTCGGCGTCACCGGGTCCTGCCGCCCCGGGCGCCCCGGAGAGGCTGGCTCTCACCACGAACCTTCAGTTCGTGCCGGAGCGTCACACCGACTTCGTCTTCACCGTCCTGGCCGAGCAGATGGGCTTTCTCGGGGGGGCCACGCTGATCGCTCTGTACGGGACTATCTTCGTCCGGGGCCTGCGCGCAGCCGGACAGGCCCGTGACCCCTTCGGCGCCTTGATAGCCACTGGACTGGTGGGATACATGGCTTTCCAGGTCTTCGTGAACATCGGCATGACGGTGGGACTCGTGCCGATTACAGGTATCCCGTTGCCGTTTGTCTCATACGGGGGCTCTTCGCTGGTCGCCTCGGCCTTGGCCGTCGGAGCGCTGCTGTCGGTCCAGGTCCGCAGGTTCGCGCGTCCCCTGGCGTGA
- the mrdA gene encoding penicillin-binding protein 2, giving the protein MINLLTLSLLFTLVARLWFLQVLAAPHLRKEADQTSIRLIHKQAPRGFVFDRNLTALAQNRTALTVALDVSRLPAERADTVLPKLASVLDLSERDVRKVVEDVRYGIYEPRPLALDVQEEKVVYLLEHQNEFPGVLAVEIPVREYPLGALAAHAVGHVGKISETEFKERQKRAQAKRAQREKAKAAEIEVPPEQYRADDLIGKIGIERVYEEDLRGQPGYEKITVNVRGEKVDTRTSRKPVRGWDAILTIDKHVQRSAEEALEQGAQVARRLLDHDTGRNFAAPAGAVVALDPRNGEILALASNPSFDPNIFVGSAPPGELERINDPQSHKPMFNRAIAERTAPGSTFKPLTAVAAWEVGGVSPERIFTCPGFLEVGNRRFKDWDPKGHSKVELSRSLSESCDVVYYTLGVEMNQRRSEIGEHLQSVARSFGFGSRTGVDLLGENAGVVPDIKYKERLYKDSPQAFERRWFDGDSANLAIGQGLLAVTPLQLAAAYGALANGGTVYRPHVLKCLAELNISSLPPARQACDSGSVKVPEKAKPKVLSEVRIADKEALRFVSDAMGGVGVDKGTAAPAFAGFPFEQVPVAGKTGTAQVAQKQDFSWFAAYAPANDPQIVVVALVEEAGTGAQIAAPIVRRVMETYFGLPVGNISAGARAD; this is encoded by the coding sequence GTGATCAACCTGCTCACGCTGTCCCTTCTGTTCACGCTGGTGGCCCGGCTGTGGTTTTTGCAGGTCCTTGCCGCGCCGCACCTGCGCAAAGAGGCCGATCAGACATCGATCCGGCTGATCCACAAGCAGGCCCCCAGGGGCTTCGTCTTCGACCGCAACCTCACGGCGCTCGCCCAGAACCGCACGGCGCTGACTGTGGCTCTGGACGTGTCCAGACTTCCCGCGGAGCGGGCGGACACGGTCCTTCCGAAGCTTGCCAGTGTCCTGGACCTCAGCGAACGAGATGTCCGCAAAGTCGTGGAGGACGTCCGGTACGGCATATACGAGCCCAGGCCGCTGGCGCTGGACGTCCAGGAGGAGAAAGTCGTCTACCTGCTGGAGCACCAGAACGAGTTCCCGGGGGTGCTGGCCGTCGAGATCCCCGTCCGGGAGTACCCGCTCGGGGCGCTGGCGGCACACGCGGTCGGCCACGTGGGCAAGATCAGCGAGACCGAGTTCAAGGAACGTCAGAAGCGCGCGCAGGCAAAGCGCGCGCAGCGTGAGAAGGCCAAAGCGGCCGAGATCGAGGTCCCGCCGGAGCAGTACAGGGCTGACGACCTGATCGGCAAGATCGGCATCGAGCGTGTCTACGAAGAGGACCTTCGCGGGCAGCCTGGTTACGAAAAGATCACCGTCAACGTCCGGGGAGAGAAGGTCGACACCCGGACCTCCCGCAAGCCGGTCCGCGGCTGGGACGCCATTCTGACGATCGACAAGCACGTCCAACGCTCCGCCGAGGAGGCCCTGGAGCAGGGGGCCCAGGTGGCCCGCCGTCTGCTCGACCATGACACGGGCCGCAACTTCGCCGCTCCCGCGGGCGCCGTGGTCGCACTTGACCCGAGAAACGGCGAGATCCTCGCGCTGGCCTCCAACCCCAGCTTCGACCCGAACATCTTCGTCGGCTCCGCTCCCCCGGGAGAGCTGGAGAGGATCAACGACCCCCAGTCCCATAAGCCGATGTTCAACCGGGCGATCGCCGAGCGCACCGCCCCCGGGTCGACGTTCAAGCCGCTGACGGCCGTGGCCGCCTGGGAGGTCGGAGGCGTGTCCCCGGAACGGATCTTCACCTGCCCGGGTTTTCTCGAGGTCGGCAACAGGCGGTTCAAGGACTGGGACCCCAAGGGACACTCAAAGGTCGAGCTGTCCAGGTCGCTCTCGGAGTCCTGCGACGTCGTCTACTACACGCTGGGCGTGGAGATGAACCAGCGGCGCAGCGAGATCGGCGAGCACCTGCAGTCCGTCGCAAGGTCCTTCGGTTTCGGAAGCCGCACGGGCGTGGACCTGCTGGGCGAGAACGCCGGGGTCGTCCCGGACATCAAGTACAAGGAGAGGCTGTACAAGGACTCTCCCCAGGCCTTTGAGAGGCGGTGGTTTGACGGAGACTCCGCGAACCTCGCCATCGGCCAGGGGCTGCTCGCGGTGACGCCCCTTCAATTGGCGGCCGCCTACGGAGCACTGGCAAACGGAGGGACGGTCTACAGGCCACACGTTCTGAAGTGCCTGGCGGAGCTGAACATCTCGTCGCTGCCGCCCGCGCGCCAGGCCTGTGACTCGGGCAGCGTCAAGGTCCCCGAGAAGGCGAAGCCGAAGGTGCTGAGCGAGGTCCGCATCGCGGACAAGGAGGCCCTGCGGTTCGTGTCCGATGCCATGGGGGGTGTCGGCGTCGATAAGGGGACCGCGGCGCCGGCGTTCGCCGGGTTCCCGTTCGAGCAGGTTCCGGTGGCGGGTAAGACGGGAACGGCCCAGGTCGCGCAAAAGCAGGACTTCTCCTGGTTCGCCGCCTACGCGCCTGCCAACGACCCGCAGATCGTCGTGGTTGCGCTGGTCGAGGAGGCAGGGACGGGGGCCCAGATCGCAGCTCCCATCGTCCGCAGGGTCATGGAGACCTACTTCGGTCTGCCCGTCGGCAACATCTCGGCCGGCGCGAGAGCCGACTGA
- the mreD gene encoding rod shape-determining protein MreD, which yields MKRGLVLFLACFTAILASSELAFTLPIRGIGPDLLIVVVATYASREEPQTAAIAGFAAGFLRDLLLTSPAGLSALAYALTAYAAAIMGAGRGVWTYVALVGGATLASQSLHGLGTILLGQDADLLPLPRVVFLTTAYNVLLAPLLMPLLRKITLVERSPAVAGD from the coding sequence ATGAAGCGCGGCCTGGTCCTTTTCCTCGCCTGCTTCACGGCGATCCTCGCCTCCTCGGAACTGGCCTTCACGCTCCCGATCCGCGGCATCGGCCCGGACCTGCTCATCGTCGTTGTCGCCACCTACGCCAGCCGCGAGGAGCCCCAGACGGCCGCGATCGCGGGGTTCGCCGCAGGGTTTCTGCGCGACCTGCTGCTGACGTCCCCGGCGGGATTGTCCGCGCTCGCCTATGCCCTGACCGCCTACGCCGCCGCCATCATGGGGGCCGGGCGGGGCGTGTGGACCTATGTGGCGCTGGTGGGCGGCGCGACGCTGGCCTCGCAGTCACTGCACGGATTGGGAACCATCCTGCTGGGGCAGGACGCCGATTTGCTCCCGCTACCCCGGGTGGTTTTCCTCACCACCGCCTACAATGTGCTCCTGGCGCCTTTGCTGATGCCGCTGCTGCGCAAGATCACTTTGGTGGAGCGGTCCCCGGCAGTGGCGGGCGACTGA
- a CDS encoding Mur ligase family protein: IQVGDAPIDEQSFAATLAYLRPYVEMVEEQLAERLTYFELLTAMALEVFFDRPVHAAVLETGLGGEYDATNVADARVAVVTKVARDHVGEFGDDLQRVAWEKSGIIKPDSVVVTAVDQAELLQVVRERAEERGAKEVLVFGTEVQLVSRNPAVGGQVIAVRGPYGVYGDLFVPLLGPHQAVNAALAVAAVEAFAGEAVDPEAMAEGLRRVRAPGRIEILGRRPLIVCDGGHNPDAAHAVVETLRRELEYGRVLAVFAMLEDKLVEEVLAIIGPACDGAYVAAPASSRAADPQRLASALAEVGVSGTAVTVLQTVPEALAAALGESSDDDAVVIFGSFVAAGEARAWLRERGLLPQS, encoded by the coding sequence GAATCCAGGTCGGGGACGCGCCCATCGACGAGCAGTCGTTCGCGGCCACCCTCGCCTATCTGAGGCCGTACGTGGAGATGGTCGAGGAACAGCTGGCTGAGCGCCTGACCTACTTTGAGCTGCTAACTGCCATGGCGCTGGAGGTGTTTTTCGACCGCCCCGTGCACGCCGCTGTCCTGGAGACCGGACTGGGGGGCGAATACGACGCCACGAACGTGGCGGACGCGCGGGTGGCGGTCGTGACGAAGGTCGCCCGTGACCACGTGGGCGAGTTCGGCGACGATCTGCAGCGGGTGGCGTGGGAGAAGAGCGGGATCATCAAACCGGACAGCGTGGTCGTGACCGCGGTCGACCAGGCGGAGCTTCTGCAGGTCGTGCGGGAGCGGGCGGAGGAGCGGGGGGCGAAGGAAGTGCTGGTTTTCGGCACGGAGGTCCAGCTGGTTTCGCGGAATCCGGCGGTGGGGGGGCAGGTGATCGCCGTCCGAGGCCCGTACGGCGTCTACGGGGACCTGTTCGTCCCGCTGCTCGGCCCCCACCAGGCGGTCAACGCCGCCCTGGCCGTCGCGGCCGTGGAGGCCTTCGCGGGCGAGGCGGTGGACCCCGAAGCGATGGCCGAAGGTCTCCGGCGGGTCAGAGCCCCTGGCCGCATCGAGATTCTCGGCCGGCGGCCGCTGATCGTGTGCGACGGAGGACACAACCCCGACGCGGCACACGCGGTCGTCGAGACGCTTCGCAGGGAGCTGGAGTACGGCCGGGTGCTGGCGGTGTTCGCGATGCTCGAAGACAAACTCGTCGAGGAGGTGCTGGCGATCATCGGCCCGGCGTGCGACGGCGCGTACGTCGCGGCCCCTGCCTCTTCCCGGGCCGCGGATCCCCAGCGGCTGGCCTCGGCCCTGGCCGAAGTAGGCGTGAGCGGCACGGCGGTCACCGTGCTGCAAACGGTCCCCGAGGCGCTGGCTGCCGCGCTCGGCGAATCGTCGGACGACGACGCCGTCGTCATATTCGGAAGCTTTGTGGCGGCGGGGGAGGCCCGGGCCTGGTTGCGCGAACGGGGCCTGCTCCCCCAGTCTTGA
- a CDS encoding rod shape-determining protein produces the protein MFENTLQYLGRDMAVDLGTANTLVYVRGRGIVLNEPSVVAINQKTSAILAVGAEAKRMVGRTPGHISAIRPLKDGVIADFDVTEQMIRYFIAKVHGRRKLAKPRIVICVPSGITGVEQRAVEEAGAQAGARRIHIIEEPMAAAIGAGLPVHEPTGNMVVDIGGGTTEVAVISLGGIVVAESIRTGGDKLDDAVIQYIKKEYSMMLGERTAEEVKWCIGSAFPLPDEPRAEIRGRDLVTGLPRTITISAEEVRRALEEPVSNIVDAVKSTLDRTPPELAADIMDRGIVLTGGGALLRGLDERLKHETGMPIHVSESPLHAVALGAGRCLEEIESLKNVLITSTRH, from the coding sequence TTGTTCGAAAACACCCTGCAGTACCTCGGACGGGACATGGCGGTCGACCTCGGGACGGCCAATACCCTCGTATACGTCCGGGGGCGCGGGATCGTCCTGAATGAGCCGTCCGTGGTGGCTATCAACCAGAAGACGAGCGCGATCCTCGCCGTGGGGGCCGAGGCCAAGAGGATGGTCGGGCGGACCCCGGGCCACATCTCCGCCATCAGGCCACTCAAGGACGGCGTCATCGCCGACTTTGACGTGACAGAGCAGATGATCCGCTACTTCATTGCCAAGGTTCACGGGCGACGGAAGCTCGCCAAGCCCCGCATCGTCATCTGTGTGCCCTCTGGGATCACGGGCGTGGAGCAGCGAGCCGTCGAGGAAGCCGGTGCTCAAGCGGGGGCGCGCCGGATCCACATCATCGAAGAGCCCATGGCGGCCGCCATCGGAGCCGGACTGCCGGTGCACGAGCCGACCGGGAACATGGTCGTGGACATCGGTGGTGGGACCACCGAGGTCGCCGTCATCTCCCTCGGAGGCATCGTTGTGGCCGAGTCCATACGCACGGGTGGCGACAAACTCGACGACGCGGTCATCCAGTACATAAAGAAGGAGTACTCGATGATGCTCGGCGAGCGGACGGCCGAGGAGGTCAAGTGGTGCATCGGGTCGGCCTTCCCGTTGCCCGACGAGCCGCGCGCCGAGATCAGGGGGCGTGACCTCGTCACCGGGCTCCCGAGGACCATCACCATCTCGGCCGAGGAGGTCCGGCGCGCCTTGGAAGAGCCGGTTTCCAACATCGTCGACGCCGTGAAAAGCACCCTCGACCGGACCCCCCCCGAACTCGCGGCGGACATCATGGATCGAGGGATCGTCCTCACCGGAGGCGGAGCGCTCCTGCGCGGACTCGATGAGCGTTTGAAGCACGAGACCGGGATGCCCATCCACGTCAGCGAAAGCCCTCTGCACGCGGTCGCGCTCGGGGCCGGTCGCTGCCTGGAGGAGATCGAGTCCCTCAAGAACGTCCTCATCACGTCCACCCGCCACTAG
- a CDS encoding LPXTG cell wall anchor domain-containing protein produces MKFTASKARRVALVAALSGTLALSPVAMQPASADLAQFSSNATGFALRVTVDLSGLPQTVKDTVQQNYTTTRAALPAAQQAELPEAFPFVVDQYLGRTTAEASTNTTKAYSVLGDGFRTLPALTATTIGDDKSSTLQTISLPSVQLPVLDATAGVLRAAVAAGPKVDGGASVASVDTSLQAVGALLPAELQAAFTDLITQINSAVTTANTTLDDTTDEVTAALAGTPLASDPTVGPIIDSSTDLATAIQLPAIPNPLSTNLASIKDVASSTTAQKTADGRASSDSVSIIKSVDVLGGLVNVGLMNLASHSEAAGTAGSAKNTSACSIADVRMGGNTGASLDGKSLYVEVGGKPVALPVPTDQVAAVKSQVDSVLNQAGVSVNLCDASKASASEDGTSASQSVSAFVIEFAPKAPVAIDALGIAAGDTLVKVRIDPTVETAVGAQALNAPAVGGAQLPATGAPAMVSMISGLLLAAGALTLRRRVR; encoded by the coding sequence ATGAAGTTCACGGCATCGAAGGCCCGGAGGGTCGCCTTGGTGGCTGCCCTTTCCGGCACGCTCGCGCTGAGCCCGGTTGCGATGCAGCCCGCCTCAGCGGATCTTGCTCAGTTCTCGTCCAACGCCACGGGCTTCGCGCTCCGGGTGACGGTGGACCTCAGCGGCTTGCCGCAGACCGTCAAGGACACGGTGCAGCAGAACTACACCACGACTCGCGCCGCTCTTCCCGCCGCACAGCAGGCAGAGCTGCCGGAGGCGTTCCCCTTCGTGGTCGACCAGTACCTGGGACGGACCACAGCAGAAGCCTCCACCAACACCACCAAGGCCTACTCGGTCCTCGGTGACGGGTTCCGCACGCTTCCGGCCCTTACGGCCACCACGATCGGGGACGACAAGTCCTCGACTCTGCAGACCATCTCGCTTCCGTCCGTGCAGCTGCCAGTGCTTGACGCCACCGCAGGCGTCCTGCGTGCAGCGGTCGCGGCGGGACCCAAGGTCGACGGTGGCGCGTCCGTCGCTTCAGTGGACACCTCACTTCAAGCGGTCGGTGCTCTTCTGCCGGCTGAGCTGCAGGCCGCGTTCACGGACCTGATCACGCAGATCAACAGCGCCGTCACCACCGCCAACACCACCCTCGACGACACCACCGACGAGGTGACCGCAGCTCTGGCCGGCACTCCGCTGGCATCAGACCCCACGGTCGGCCCCATCATCGACAGCAGCACGGACCTGGCGACGGCGATCCAGCTGCCGGCGATCCCCAACCCGCTGTCCACGAATCTGGCTTCGATCAAGGACGTCGCTTCGTCGACGACCGCGCAGAAGACAGCGGACGGCCGGGCCAGCTCCGACTCGGTGTCGATCATCAAGTCGGTCGACGTCCTCGGCGGCCTCGTCAACGTCGGCCTGATGAACCTGGCTTCGCACTCCGAGGCTGCCGGCACGGCCGGTTCGGCCAAGAACACGTCCGCCTGCTCCATCGCCGACGTGCGAATGGGCGGGAACACGGGGGCGTCCCTCGACGGCAAGAGCCTGTACGTCGAAGTCGGCGGCAAGCCCGTCGCGCTGCCGGTCCCGACGGACCAGGTCGCCGCGGTCAAGTCTCAAGTCGACTCGGTGCTCAACCAGGCCGGCGTCTCCGTCAACCTCTGCGACGCTTCAAAGGCTTCGGCCTCCGAGGACGGCACCTCGGCCTCCCAGTCGGTCTCCGCGTTCGTTATCGAGTTCGCACCGAAGGCCCCCGTGGCCATCGATGCTCTCGGGATCGCGGCCGGCGACACTCTGGTCAAGGTCCGCATCGACCCCACGGTCGAGACCGCCGTCGGAGCCCAGGCTCTCAACGCCCCGGCTGTGGGCGGAGCCCAGCTCCCCGCGACCGGCGCGCCGGCCATGGTCTCGATGATCTCCGGACTGCTGCTCGCCGCAGGAGCACTGACCCTGCGCCGCCGGGTTCGCTAA
- the ndk gene encoding nucleoside-diphosphate kinase, with translation MEKTLVLVKPDGVRRRLVGEVVSRLERKGLTLVAGRLFTIDEDTASRHYEEHREKPFFGELISFITSGPVMALAVEGPEAVTVVRTLMGPTNPVAAPPGTIRGDYGILITENLVHGSDSAESAARELSLFFPDLG, from the coding sequence ATGGAGAAGACCCTGGTGCTCGTGAAGCCCGACGGCGTGAGGCGGCGCCTGGTCGGAGAAGTCGTTTCCCGCCTCGAGCGCAAGGGACTGACCCTTGTCGCAGGCAGGCTGTTCACGATCGACGAAGACACGGCATCCCGCCACTACGAAGAGCATCGGGAGAAGCCGTTTTTCGGCGAGCTCATCTCTTTCATCACCTCCGGCCCGGTGATGGCGCTGGCGGTGGAGGGGCCCGAAGCGGTCACCGTCGTCCGGACGCTGATGGGGCCGACCAATCCCGTGGCGGCTCCGCCCGGGACCATCCGTGGGGACTACGGGATCCTCATCACAGAGAACCTCGTCCACGGCTCGGACTCTGCTGAGTCCGCGGCAAGGGAGCTGTCGCTGTTCTTCCCGGACCTCGGCTGA
- a CDS encoding Rne/Rng family ribonuclease, giving the protein MMVGGSAEHAHVAVLEDDVLVEHYVTRKARRSIVGNVYLGRVQNVLAGMEAAFVDIGQPRNAVLYAGELAPETEIEGASTPRIEQMLRPGQTVLVQVTKDPMGTKGARLTTIVSLAGRYLVLLPNGSGYGISRRLSDDERNRLRDIARGIRPDGYGLVIRTAAEGAGADELLRDLNRLVRLWEEIDRRKQKAQAPLEIYVEPDLVIRVVRDLFSKDFDRLVVEDPDVYDRVSKYVEAVDPELSQRVQLHEGPLRMFDSYQVTEQLRKALERKVWLPSGGYIVVDRTEAFTVIDVNSGKYVGRSNLEDTVVRINLEAADEVVRQLRLRDIGGIIVIDFIDMLMAQNREAILRAFRTALERDKTKTQVIGISPLGLVEMTRKNVSEGLVEALSTPCPACEGRGVVIEDIG; this is encoded by the coding sequence ATGATGGTCGGAGGCTCCGCCGAGCACGCGCACGTCGCGGTGCTCGAAGACGACGTCCTGGTTGAGCACTACGTCACCAGGAAGGCCAGGCGATCAATCGTAGGAAACGTCTACCTGGGCCGCGTCCAGAACGTTTTGGCCGGCATGGAGGCGGCCTTTGTGGACATCGGTCAGCCACGCAACGCGGTGCTTTACGCCGGGGAGCTCGCCCCGGAGACCGAGATCGAGGGCGCCTCCACTCCCCGCATCGAGCAGATGCTGCGTCCGGGCCAGACGGTTCTCGTTCAGGTCACGAAGGACCCGATGGGGACGAAGGGAGCGAGGCTCACGACCATCGTGTCGCTCGCCGGCAGATACCTTGTCCTGTTGCCGAACGGCTCCGGATACGGGATCTCCAGGAGGCTGTCCGACGACGAGCGCAACCGCCTCAGGGACATCGCCCGCGGGATCCGGCCGGACGGTTACGGGCTGGTCATCAGGACGGCGGCCGAAGGCGCGGGGGCCGACGAGCTGCTGCGCGACCTCAACCGGCTGGTGAGGCTGTGGGAGGAGATAGACCGCCGCAAGCAGAAGGCCCAGGCACCGCTTGAGATATACGTCGAGCCGGATCTGGTCATCCGCGTAGTCCGTGACCTGTTCTCAAAGGACTTCGACAGGCTCGTGGTGGAGGACCCGGACGTCTACGACCGTGTGTCGAAGTACGTGGAGGCTGTTGACCCGGAGCTGTCCCAACGGGTCCAGCTGCACGAGGGACCTCTGCGGATGTTCGATTCCTACCAGGTGACCGAGCAGCTCCGGAAGGCCCTCGAACGCAAGGTGTGGCTCCCATCGGGCGGATACATCGTGGTGGACCGGACCGAGGCCTTCACCGTCATCGACGTCAACAGCGGCAAGTACGTCGGCCGGTCCAACCTCGAGGACACGGTGGTGCGGATCAACCTCGAGGCCGCCGACGAGGTCGTCCGACAGCTGAGGCTGAGGGACATCGGCGGGATCATCGTGATCGACTTCATCGACATGCTGATGGCTCAGAACAGGGAGGCCATCCTGCGGGCGTTCCGGACGGCGCTGGAGCGCGACAAGACCAAGACGCAGGTGATCGGGATCTCTCCCCTCGGGCTGGTCGAGATGACCCGCAAGAACGTGTCAGAGGGACTGGTGGAAGCTTTGAGCACCCCCTGTCCCGCCTGTGAGGGGCGCGGCGTCGTCATCGAGGACATCGGCTGA
- the mreC gene encoding rod shape-determining protein MreC, translating to MWRRQTRHRSVIVALVLATIVVLTLDFRTGLIDGLSGATTEAVGVFQAGVRTLVRPVESAFGIVGDFGQLREENRGLREENERLRRQEGISRGLVRENARLKELSKLEDRFDLDRIRARVTGSSLTGLEKVVTIDKGSASGVVDDAAVLGPEGLVGRVLKSERHSSTVLLLTDSQSSVGVKLDKSGETGLVRGTGRPTLSMELVAPEALKERKVRVKDVVLTSGCQGGIFPPGIPLGQVERVDPEPRGHDYAIEVKPFARLSALDIVTIASPIDSLKGDSGTLCPSEAPV from the coding sequence ATGTGGCGTCGACAGACACGCCACCGCTCCGTGATCGTCGCGCTGGTTTTGGCGACCATAGTCGTGCTGACTCTGGACTTCCGCACCGGGCTGATCGATGGCCTGTCTGGGGCGACGACCGAGGCGGTGGGGGTTTTCCAGGCCGGGGTGCGCACGCTGGTCCGCCCGGTGGAGAGCGCCTTTGGGATCGTGGGCGACTTCGGGCAGCTGCGTGAGGAGAACCGCGGCTTGCGCGAGGAGAACGAGCGGCTGCGCCGTCAGGAGGGGATTTCCCGCGGGCTCGTCCGTGAGAATGCGCGCCTCAAGGAGCTGAGCAAGCTGGAGGATCGCTTTGATTTGGACAGGATCCGCGCAAGGGTCACCGGAAGCTCATTGACCGGCCTCGAGAAGGTGGTGACGATCGACAAGGGGTCGGCCTCCGGAGTCGTGGACGACGCAGCCGTCCTGGGACCGGAGGGCCTGGTGGGCAGGGTGCTCAAGTCCGAGCGCCACAGTTCGACGGTCCTGTTGCTGACCGACTCGCAGTCTTCGGTGGGAGTGAAGCTGGACAAGAGCGGGGAGACGGGTCTTGTACGGGGTACGGGCCGTCCCACCCTGAGCATGGAGCTGGTGGCGCCGGAGGCCCTGAAGGAGCGCAAAGTCCGGGTCAAGGACGTCGTGCTCACGTCCGGCTGTCAGGGTGGCATCTTCCCGCCCGGGATCCCGCTCGGCCAGGTCGAAAGGGTCGATCCCGAGCCGAGGGGCCACGACTACGCCATCGAGGTGAAGCCTTTCGCCAGGCTATCCGCGCTGGACATCGTCACCATTGCAAGCCCGATCGACTCGCTCAAAGGGGACTCGGGCACCCTCTGTCCGTCGGAGGCCCCGGTATGA